Proteins from one Oscillatoria nigro-viridis PCC 7112 genomic window:
- the psb32 gene encoding photosystem II repair protein Psb32, whose amino-acid sequence MTRLLKQLFSWRKYLQPLAAAIAIALIASQMAVLPALATGVYEMPLLSAGDRTWVFDKGDVLSRSSESNISSVLDNLENKTGKQVRFVTIHRLDYGETTATFTDQLFEQWFPEKEDQTNQILLVLDTVTNSAAIQTGEGVKSLLTDEIAQSVAGETVQVPLREGNKYNEAFAAASTRIATVLSGEPDPGPPEVVDNIQVEGTFKKAEETDQGNATVVVVVLLVLATVIPMVTYFWYQGFS is encoded by the coding sequence ATGACCAGACTCCTGAAGCAATTATTTAGCTGGAGAAAATATCTCCAACCTTTGGCGGCGGCGATCGCGATCGCCCTAATCGCATCCCAGATGGCGGTACTGCCGGCATTGGCGACGGGCGTGTACGAAATGCCGCTGTTGTCGGCGGGCGATCGAACTTGGGTGTTCGACAAAGGCGACGTGCTCAGCCGCAGCAGCGAAAGCAATATCAGCAGCGTGCTCGACAACCTGGAAAACAAAACAGGGAAACAAGTCCGATTTGTCACCATTCACCGCTTAGACTACGGCGAAACGACTGCCACTTTCACCGACCAACTGTTTGAACAGTGGTTTCCCGAAAAAGAAGACCAGACTAATCAAATTTTACTCGTTCTCGACACTGTTACCAACAGTGCGGCAATTCAGACGGGGGAAGGGGTGAAATCCCTGCTAACCGATGAAATTGCCCAGAGTGTAGCTGGGGAAACCGTGCAAGTGCCGCTGCGGGAAGGCAATAAATACAACGAGGCATTTGCGGCTGCAAGTACGCGCATTGCAACTGTTTTGTCGGGCGAACCCGATCCGGGTCCTCCTGAAGTTGTTGACAACATTCAAGTTGAAGGCACGTTTAAAAAAGCTGAAGAAACAGACCAAGGCAATGCCACAGTTGTTGTGGTTGTGCTGTTGGTATTGGCGACAGTGATTCCGATGGTGACTTATTTCTGGTATCAAGGTTTTTCGTGA